TTGTCTCATTTCTGTTCTGTTTCGCCAATCATGATGTGACCTTTGCCATGCGTACTCTGTTGAACAAGTTGATGCCCACCTTGGTTGCACCGCCGCCGGCCGGGAGTAATACTGGACAATTGGCAACAACCACGCCGAGTCGCGAGCTGGGCGTCTAAACAAAGGCACTGCACCGTGCAGACCCTGGAAATGGCCCAGCTGCGCTTCTAAGTACCAACACGTTAGACCAGTGAGATCCAAGGCGATGCCGCTTGGCGCATGCTGAACTCCAGATGGTATTGCAGGCATATCAACATTAGAACGGCAACCACAGATTGTTTGTACTTAATGTCTTGTCTATTATCCATATAAATGTAGCTATACCCATTGTTTTCCTAATTTTATTCTAGCAgtagtacatttttttttaatagatttTCCAAAACTTAGAGATTCACGAAAATTCGCATACGTACTCCATGTACCTACATGACAAATGTTTGTGCCAACAAAgattgcaaaatatatatacacaatataaaagctatatatatttatacacatataatcGAGTgttatttaaacatatttatatatatttgtctatTATCAGCAGGCATGTTCCAAAATCCATTACGTATTTCCTTCGGGTTCCTTTTGAAGGGCAACCGGCTCCCAAAAGCATGCTataaaaatttgatttctCTGTAATGTGCATTTTTGGAACATGCAGATACAGCAtgttaattgtatttatttattataatacttACATATTTACTCAATCaagatacaaattttaaaagtatttactGGAAATAAACGATGTTATCAGCAAATCAAAAGCGTTTTCCTTGATAGAtcgttaaaatatataacaaagttaaagaaaaactattaCATTGCTGAAAATCTCAAGGTGAGATTGTGGGGAATATCAGACTGTGAGGAAGAGCAGCATGTGGGTACAAAGACGGAATAGtctagagagagaaagggagacaGAGAGAAGGGGAGTAAAAAAAAGATATTGCACAAGGTCCAATACATACAGAAAGaacgagagagaaagagagggagagatacCCTGCGCAAAACATATGAAACAactaagagagagagatggcgATATACAGCGCAATATATATGGTATGAGAAAGAGGGAGATATAAGGCGCAATACATTAGAAAGTtcgagacagagagagataggATGCAGCACGCAATACATAtggaaagagcgagagagagagagagagagagagagagagagagagagagagagagagagggagagggagagagcacAATAGTAAGAGAAGAGAGTGCACGGCTAGGAGATATCCTGATTGTCACGTTGAGGTGCCTTCTGCGAATACTCTTGCGGCAGACTGGGAAAATAGTATTCCTTAAAACATCggtgcttatagtccgatcgTCAATTGGCAGCGCACAATTATGGTACCCAATTATGGTACACTCGCTATAGAATCGAGCTCTTTTCAAAGTATGCaagaaatgaaatattaaaagtcaatAAATACTTACAATATACACTTCATACGAAGCCTACCAACTATGTTTGataaaaatttctttaaaaaaaaaaacattaaatcaaaaactgacatttGATTTGAATACAAGAATAACTAAAACTAATTAGCGCTTATTACTTTTTTCTTGCACTTTATTTCACGTcgtttttatttgtgtgcttGATTTGTGACTTATTCGTTATATTCATACCATCGCTTGCCggatttttgtataatttctgttttattttcatattttttgttgattttgttggtttttatttatgaaagAGCAAAAGAGTGTGGAACAAAACTAATACATggtaatacaataaaatacaaatacaataataattataattacaattaataatacatacatacatccatATCAATTATAAGTATGTACGAGTATAGTTAAATTCTTGTAATAAGTTATATAATAATCATATATGCATCTAAATGTGTGTAAATCTTGTAGTTATATCTAATTCTTGTTGATCTTCGCCACGTGGCGATTCATCTGTATTCGGTATATCCAATTTGATCTAAGTatgcaaaaaatgtttcataaTCCTCACATGTTCCCAATCATGTTGCAGTTGCCACAAAAATGCATCATGTTAACCCACTAGCATAGAGctctatgtatatacaaatatgccTAATTGTAGATGTAGTACGTATGGCTTGATTATAGCACTTGAATACTTAAGATCTCTTTATAGGGCTTACATTAGCTGTTTAATTTGTTCAGGCTTGGGGGCTTCTTTTGGATACTTGATGTTTTAGTCATTCAAAGCAGAGACAAATGTGGAACCACTCCAATACATGTAGAGGCATGGATCAGacaattttaaatgccaagcacaatacaatataatataagaTAATGTaactataatataatataaatatgttgaaAGTTTTTGGTAAGTTTGGTAAGTTGGTTAAGATGTGGTTAACTAAGTTGAATACAATgcaataaatatgtaagtaCAAGTTTTGTGGGGTATACAAAGTAATACATATATCTCCATAGACAATCATAAGTAGCATACATAATCAAATAGTTAATAATCGattggagtgtgtgtgtgtgtatgtgtgtgtgtgagtgggagtgtgcctgtgtgtatgtatatttgtgtatacctGTTAGCAATTTCTTATCTCTATCATGTAtcttcttaatatatatatatatattgttttatttttgcttatttaaCTGATTTCTTGGAGTTTTTTCTCTTTGGTTTGGGCGCGTTCCGTTGACAAAGCGGCTAAGTatatgtttagttttttttattttttttttgtctctttaCGATCCGatgttcattttgttttagGTTCATCAtcaaatttattgcaaattattaaacattttgttttctgctttCTTTATGTTAAGTCAATTCTAAGAACATACATTAAAAGTTATAATTAATCACtgcttaaatttaaagtcGAGCATTGAGCTAGCTGCACCACTGTGCGCCtatctatgcgattctcatggcATGCAGCTAAGGGCTCGCATAGCTTTTGGGCTGTTTAAACCTAGACCGTGTTTATACGCCTCTGCGTGAGCATCGGCATTTGGCTGATTTCACACTCGTTTAGTATTTGTCTAAGTGCTTATTAACTAAATTGAGTTATCGAACAACATCGACTGTTATCGTTATCGCTTGCTGATCAACATCGAATTGCACAACGGAATGCAATCTATCGTAGTTTTCTATTCTGTTTGTTTTCGCATAGCTCTAATGCTGTGTGCTATTAAAATCCACgaaatgtatctgtatgtatgcgtgtgggtgtgtgtgtgagtgtgtgtgttagtgttgTATATCGTGTAAGTGTTGGAAGTTGTTATGGCTTATGCAAGCGTAGCTCACACTTTTGTGCTTCTTGTCGGACCAAATAAGTAGGCATACGCTTCTATATAACTACTTAtgtattacatatatatatataaatatatggagtatatttatatatattttatttgttggtttttaaatatgtataaatttgttgaaattattttaaatgcatttcatgCTTAGTTTATGATTTTCATTGTTATTCGTTCACAAGTTTTTCAGTTGGgttcaatattttgttgtattttgttgaCTGTActtaaatttgtgtttttccTATTCCTGTTTTTGCCAGTGTATGTTTAGTGAGTGCTTGTGTCTATTTGGATGTACCTTATCGCTCCCCATTCGACTGTTTTTTCTGCAACTTAAACATCTTCCTTGTCTTCTTCTCTTTTCTTcgccttcttcttctacttcgtcgtcttcttcttcatcttctcAGCCTTTAAATGTACTAATATTCTTTAGCTATATTTAGGTAATTGTATAGCATACACTTATGTGTGCACACTGTGAGTTCTGTGACCGAGTTGCTGACCTTTGAATTTATACAAATGCGCACCTCTAGGCATAGGGTTTTCAGAAAAAAACGAGATTTGTTGGTCTGAAAAATGGTTATTAGACCAGGCAAGTACTTAAACACCGCAAGTTTGGCAATATTTTGAAGATGTGCACTCTGAAGCAATACGGACTAGTTATATGTTGCCAAGGACTGCATATTTTAGAAAAAAATGTGATTCTTAAATCGGAAAAATCGTGAAATCTCTCTTTTAGTTTGTTCTTTAATAAAAacggaaaactttaaatattgtACTAGAGAAATACTGAAGCTCTTCAATTATCGATCCGAAGAAATATTTAAGGCTCATTTCCAAGGCATTTCGGATTTCGTTCTCTGTCTGAAAGAAAATGCTGAGCATTTGCATTCGACGAAAATAATACCCAAAAGAAACAATGGTAAAAATTACTgaaattgtgcaaatgtaaTTTTCCAAATGATGCAAAAGACATTTCTTgctttaacaaataaaaagataTCAGGTATTTTGAAGAgctttttgaatattttaatgaaatgcatTCTGAAGCATCTAGGCTGACTATCTTGGCTTGGCTTTTGGCTGCAGCCAACTCGAGTCACATCTTAATATTGCTTTCTTGAATAATGACACACAGCCGTGTGGTGTATGGGCCCCAGTTTGGGACCAGCACCTGGCTTATGTGATggatattatatttatttatgtgtttatttattattatttttgttttttattttgttattaaatgtaattaaatcCATTAAGTTCATTGACttgcttacacacacacatgcacaataAGTgagtatgtatatgtttaaattgtccataatatttttattttttttcatttttcttgtCGTTTTCTTGGttattttctatatagatTCCACTGGCAAGACAAACACATGAACGAACGAACCGGAACTTAAAAACGaaccaataaataaaacaagagaacaattaatttttgaaatttctaTATGTACgagtacacacacacttgctacatatacacataagtGAGTAGTTcttctttttactttttttgtttttattgaatatcgaATACCGTATATCGCGAGCTTTGAGTATTTATGTGCTGCACCCATCTGTTAAGTCTGCTGGGTTTAGTTTTTCGATCCAAAGAGCTCGCTCCTTGACGGGCACATTTGGCGAACTTTTTGGTTGTGTGGCTTGGATATTGGATTAAGTGTTTCTCCGATCTTTGGTATTTTTTGAATGTATTTCACATTGTTTTCACTTTAATGCCTTTGGTTAGTTtgacatgtatatatatatatatatgtgtatgtatatatatataatataatgcatgcatgtatatatacttattactCAATATAATAATCAATTTTACTATAAATCtttgtttaaaaaattttacatcattatagacatatataagtatatatatatatatatgtacttggtGTTTTCAATTTACTGCCACAACTTTTTGTTCTCGCCTCGCTTGAGTTTTACTTGAACTACGTTATTTTtcatctctttttttttcagagtGCCCGCTTGCCATGTAGATGTGGCCGTACTTTAAGCACtatttcgaaaaaaaagtctcattttaaaaattgtttttgcatttttgttaaatattttcatttttagttTGCTAATTTctactgacacacacacatacacacacacacacattgattGAAGCGCTACTGAGTACGGGGGAAAAGAACGAGGGAGCATCTATGCAGTAGGCTCACATCTTAAATTTAGTATACTTTGTCGTACGTATGTTAGCTATCTTGTTAGTTAgttttgaatgcattttcttACACTTCGAAAACCAGTGTTATAAAACGTATGCATTATTtactttgtttgtttgaccATTGAAACAAGTTTCAATATtctctatttttgttttaaaatgcgagtgctgttgttgtattttttgtttttaatatgtgttttatatgtatgtgtataactTGTGGGGGTGTACGTGACCAGGCCGAGCAAATTTCGAGCTGCGGAGGCAATGTTGCCACATTTCAGTTACTTGTTTGTAGCATTTGCAGAGTTGTATTcgagaaaagcaaaaacattgcttgaaaaaataaatggatAGCGGTAAGAAATGAACAAGCAAAAAACGACACACAAAAATGCGCTACAACATTGCCAGTTTTCAGTGCAGCGTTGCGAAATTTCATAGCTGTGCGCCGTTGCCAATTTTCAGCCCAAATAAGTGCACCAGCAATAGCTGtttctttcatttgttttctgatctgatcaatcaatcaatcaatgtGTCAATCGATCAGTCAATGCGCAACGTTGCAAATTTTCAGTTGTAAgtgtttctgttttgtcttttgttctgattgttgtgtttgcaaaaaaagaaaacaaattttgtgttttggtttttggttttttctttgtCGTTCTTTTCGCACAGTTTTTGAATAAGtcacacatttattttataataaatatatatatgtatatgtatatatatatatatatatatatatatatatatatatatatatatatatatatatatatattattattattgtttactttttttatgttgttttagttttgttgacgttttgtgtttttttggttttggtttttggttttatttgtaagatataattataaaaatggaATAATAAGTAGGcataataatataatgtaatataatataataagtTTTCTTGGTTTCTTTACGTTGCGTTTGCACATACAATATTGAATatactttggtttttttgttttggtttttctcaTTTTAAGTTAGACGACgacgaaaaaaaataagattaaaacgattacatatatataataataagaatgGTTATAAGTATGTATGATGTATGCATGATGTACGATGTACGATGTATGATGTATCgatattttgttgctgttgttgcgttTCGCGATCGCAATTGATCGGCTTGTACGCGGCTTTTCGGGGGTAGATTTTCTCAAATCAATgcgaatcgaattgaatcaAATTGAATAGAAGCTTTTAAGTACATATTATAACATTAGTTTAAGTGAATgtaattaattgattaattaagtttaattaagTTATGCAAAACGaacacaatacaaatacaaatacaatatagcATTTAAAGCAGCACATATAGGCTTGATTATACTATATGTACCTAGGTATTCAgaataaattctttaaaaattatcATTCTCTTTATATGcgtgtattttaattatatttggttttcattttcttcatatatgtatatatatatatatatatatatctatatatatgtgtatatatataaatatatatacataaatactttttttttggtttgctttttcttttagttgcttagttaaatgaataaacattaaataatttagttacgtaattttaatattcaatttagttaaatatataaaaaaaaaaaaatttcagttaatttaagtatttttgttttcattaatttgatGCATTTCGCTTAGTCAATCTAAAGAGACGTCGTCTCTTGTTTAtgctttttgtatttgttgcctCTTTTAAGCTTTGTTTTaggtattatttttttaaaggtatttattttttgtttttagtatgtttgtggtattttttgttttttgtttttttttttgttgtttgttgtttgttcaATAAACTTAAATTGGTTAAATGATGTAAGTGCTGCGTGTAATTTCCCACAAAAGTAAACataatagaatatttaaattttcgcTAAGATTTCATTAATCattatcaatcaatcaatcaatcataaTAATTTCGTTTAGCATACAAATCAATATAGgtaaaagcacacacacacacacacacacagagtgtgtgtgttatggtatgtgtgtgcatttcaATTATGACTACAACTCGCTGTCAAATGCCATAGTTACTTTCCTTCATCATATTTTTgtgctatatatattatactcgTTCATCGCATAGAGTGAAAGGGAGATTCGATCCAAAAATAATAGATACATTCAGTTTGGTTGTTTCACGAACAGAAATTGGTTGGCTGTCCAGAGATTGCCCTTAAgtagttttggttttgtttgtcTTAAAGCTAACCTGCAGCACCCGATTGCCCAGTGTATAGCCGTTCAGCGATTGTATGGCCACCACAGCCTCATCGTAGTTGGTCATTGTAACGAATCCGAATCCCTTGCATTTGCTGGTCTGCAGATCGCGTATTACCTTAACCGATTGCACAGCCCCAAACGGGCCAAATAGCTGCCACAGCACATTCTCTTCAGTCTCTGGCGCCAGATTGTAAACGAATATACACCAGCCGGATCCGGTCATTGCATTGCCCGGCAATATCGAATTGGCCAATAGATCACCAGCCAGCGGTGAGTATCTGTTCAGTTCAATAACATGTGATTTGTGATTTCCGATGGAGAGAATTCAAATAGATTAGTAACACACATTTAGTTAATTGATTAGTTAACAATAGGAGTAAAGTACTTGAGATTGTATTCTTtgttcgatatatatatatatatatatatgatatatatatatatatatccacaACAAAACGTGTCGTTCCCTCCTGGAGTATAACACTTAGGAAACTATAAAACGCTATGCTGGGTATGCATAAGTATAAAAGATTTTGaatttggctttgttttttattttcatatataccCTTACAGTTTATTGAGGCGATGGATGGGCAATATCTGTACCTGATAAAACTGTGTCTAACTGATCTATATTCccttataatttaattagacacccttttttatgatttatacTCAAATTTGAAGTATTGAAGCACATTACTGTGTTACTcaaatctattcaaaattggattaactttttatttaattagtttcaaAAATTTGCTACGTCTTGGAGGTCTTTTGGTTAATACTTAAAAAAATCAGactgttattattttaatatatattatatatggcAAACAGACCCAAAAGCTCGCAGATTTCTCTTCTGGAAcagaattataaaaaaattatgcatttaattaaagatTAGATCTATTTGAAGAAAATctcaacaatttaacttttatgcaaaataaaaaattaatgaagaaaaaattctctctctttttctctctctctctctctctctctcacttttgCTCTCTTGACTATCCCATAACCGAAGACGACTGCATCCTCGAGCTGCTcagtctgcaagggtatttggAAATCGGCATGCCGCATTTGCAACAACTTTTCTGGTTTATAATATCATGTGACATGCTTTCATAGTAATTTTGCTGGCCACTATTACACTGTGCTgcaaaaattttcatttttatggcatttttcTATTCACATAATGCTCCATAGCCCAATTGATTGTTCGGTTAAAAGCACAAGCATGTAATTGTCGCTGGTTtggtacaaaaaaaagaaaaacaaaaacaaaacaaaaacaaataatatagaaaatatatatatatatatatacgtatatataagCAGACTTTCGAAAGGAATGTTAGTTGTTAACATATAACGTATACACAGTGATTAATTAGACTCTAAAATCATATGGGCAGAGGAAATCAAAAGAGTTGAGAATTGATGCATGCGCTGTAACAGAACGGAATGAATCGAAACGTGGCAACAAACACAAGAAGCCGTCATGTGAATGCTAGCTAAGTAATTGAAAGGATATTGTTGAAaggatattaaaaaagttacGTTAAAGAGTTGTACTTGAAATCATAGGGTATCGGGTATTCGGGTATTATGTAGAACaattacacacaaacattaaAGCTAAACATTTAGTATTACAAAttgtatttcttttctttttatagtaaatcaaaaaagtaaaacagcaatcaatatatatgtgtgtgtgtctctgtgtctctctctgtgtgtgtgtgtgtgtgtgaaatgaATAAGTCGAAAAATTCACCTTTGCAAACCCTTGTTAATCGCTAACATGGGACTTTTTCCAATGCTAAAAATGATgagaaatttgttgttgtcaaagaaaaaagaaaaccgaaATATGCCACATAAGAGGTAGTTAAATTAGAAACAAAGTCATGTAAAAGTTATGTTAAATCGATAAgaatattaaatgaaattataataatatataaatatttgttacgTATGCtcaaataatatatgttaaCCAAATTGATTTCTAGTTTCTAATTCATTTTTCCAATAATTAAACGCTGCAACCGACTTTGTGGGCGGCAATTTCTTTTGATCCCACACGGACACGGATCGCCCAGATTCCAGCGAACGCATCGGACTCTGTTttcattatacatatatatatatatttatatctgtacatatatatatatatatatatatatatatatttgtaagcaTATTGTATAAGCATAGTGAATGGTATATGGCCCCGATCTAACAAATGCTGCATAGGTTTTGAATGGATGCTACGCACCTGATACGTCCGGCGGATGGTAGGGCGCCGGCCAGGCGGCGGGTGGCCGCTGCTGCTTGGGGCGTCAAGTAGGCGGTTAGGGGTGGGGCGATTTGGGCCTTGGCGCTATTGCTTGGATTGTTGGCGAATTTGACGGTTATCGGTTCGGCATAGCCCTTGGGGGTTTTACCGTTTAGCTCCTGAATGGCGCGTTCGGCTTCGTTGCGTTGATCAAAACGTATAAAACCGACACCCTTCGATAGACCTGCGGATCGAtttcgttatcgttatcgttatcgataattgCTCATGCAAAAAATTACCAGAAATATTATCACAGAGTATACGAGATGTTATTATTTTGCCAAACGACGCAAACATCCCCTCCAAGTCTGGTTGTGATAGATTTTTCGGAAGACCCGATACATATAAATTAGCACCCTTTATAGATTCTGAGCTTGGACGGGCGTATGATACTTTAATAACCTTATTCTGCAAACGCAAGCCGTTCAGGGTGTTCACAGCCTTCTCAGCATCCTCGGCGCGCACATAGTTAACGAATCCATAGCCCAGGCTCTGACCTACAAACGAGTGTTAATATaaaactgaacgaaaaaaaatatctataaatacACTTACCCTGCTGCAGAGCCGGATTGAGTGCGGTCAATGATGCTGGCAAGACTGTAAAATGAATTT
This window of the Drosophila virilis strain 15010-1051.87 chromosome X, Dvir_AGI_RSII-ME, whole genome shotgun sequence genome carries:
- the fne gene encoding ELAV-like protein 2 isoform X4, producing the protein MTNAMDIVKNGSANGSVDGSNDESRTNLIVNYLPQTMTQEEMRSLFSSIGELESCKLVRDKVSVLPASLTALNPALQQGQSLGYGFVNYVRAEDAEKAVNTLNGLRLQNKVIKVSYARPSSESIKGANLYVSGLPKNLSQPDLEGMFASFGKIITSRILCDNISGLSKGVGFIRFDQRNEAERAIQELNGKTPKGYAEPITVKFANNPSNSAKAQIAPPLTAYLTPQAAAATRRLAGALPSAGRIRYSPLAGDLLANSILPGNAMTGSGWCIFVYNLAPETEENVLWQLFGPFGAVQSVKVIRDLQTSKCKGFGFVTMTNYDEAVVAIQSLNGYTLGNRVLQVSFKTNKTKTT
- the fne gene encoding ELAV-like protein 1 isoform X2 yields the protein MTNAMDIVKNGSANGSVDGSNDESRTNLIVNYLPQTMTQEEMRSLFSSIGELESCKLVRDKVSVLPASLTALNPALQQGQSLGYGFVNYVRAEDAEKAVNTLNGLRLQNKVIKVSYARPSSESIKGANLYVSGLPKNLSQPDLEGMFASFGKIITSRILCDNISGLSKGVGFIRFDQRNEAERAIQELNGKTPKGYAEPITVKFANNPSNSAKAQIAPPLTAYLTPQAAAATRRLAGALPSAGRISIGKSPMLAINKGLQRYSPLAGDLLANSILPGNAMTGSGWCIFVYNLAPETEENVLWQLFGPFGAVQSVKVIRDLQTSKCKGFGFVTMTNYDEAVVAIQSLNGYTLGNRVLQVSFKTNKTKTT
- the fne gene encoding ELAV-like protein 1 isoform X1, translating into MTNAMDIVKNGSANGSVDGSNDESRTNLIVNYLPQTMTQEEMRSLFSSIGELESCKLVRDKVSGNLVLPASLTALNPALQQGQSLGYGFVNYVRAEDAEKAVNTLNGLRLQNKVIKVSYARPSSESIKGANLYVSGLPKNLSQPDLEGMFASFGKIITSRILCDNISGLSKGVGFIRFDQRNEAERAIQELNGKTPKGYAEPITVKFANNPSNSAKAQIAPPLTAYLTPQAAAATRRLAGALPSAGRISIGKSPMLAINKGLQRYSPLAGDLLANSILPGNAMTGSGWCIFVYNLAPETEENVLWQLFGPFGAVQSVKVIRDLQTSKCKGFGFVTMTNYDEAVVAIQSLNGYTLGNRVLQVSFKTNKTKTT
- the fne gene encoding ELAV-like protein 1 isoform X3, which encodes MTNAMDIVKNGSANGSVDGSNDESRTNLIVNYLPQTMTQEEMRSLFSSIGELESCKLVRDKVSGNLVLPASLTALNPALQQGQSLGYGFVNYVRAEDAEKAVNTLNGLRLQNKVIKVSYARPSSESIKGANLYVSGLPKNLSQPDLEGMFASFGKIITSRILCDNISGLSKGVGFIRFDQRNEAERAIQELNGKTPKGYAEPITVKFANNPSNSAKAQIAPPLTAYLTPQAAAATRRLAGALPSAGRIRYSPLAGDLLANSILPGNAMTGSGWCIFVYNLAPETEENVLWQLFGPFGAVQSVKVIRDLQTSKCKGFGFVTMTNYDEAVVAIQSLNGYTLGNRVLQVSFKTNKTKTT